One stretch of Burkholderia pyrrocinia DNA includes these proteins:
- a CDS encoding (2Fe-2S)-binding protein, which produces MVTLNINGENRTVDAPDDMPLLWVLRDVVGLTGTKFGCGIAQCGACTVHLDGVAARSCVLPVAAVAGRRITTIEAVGATPAGHKVQQAWRELDVVQCGYCQSGQVMAATALIASNPNPSDADIDAAMAGNICRCGTYNRIRAAVKQAAKGA; this is translated from the coding sequence ATGGTCACCCTCAACATCAACGGCGAGAACCGCACGGTCGACGCCCCCGACGACATGCCCTTGCTCTGGGTGCTGCGCGACGTCGTGGGCCTCACCGGCACGAAGTTCGGCTGCGGAATCGCGCAATGCGGCGCGTGCACCGTGCATCTCGACGGCGTCGCCGCGCGCTCGTGCGTGCTGCCGGTCGCGGCCGTCGCGGGCCGCAGGATCACGACGATCGAGGCCGTCGGCGCGACGCCGGCCGGCCACAAGGTCCAGCAGGCGTGGCGCGAGCTCGACGTCGTCCAGTGCGGCTACTGCCAGTCGGGGCAGGTGATGGCGGCCACCGCGCTGATCGCATCGAACCCGAACCCGAGCGACGCCGACATCGACGCGGCGATGGCCGGCAACATCTGCCGCTGCGGCACGTACAACCGGATTCGCGCGGCGGTCAAGCAAGCCGCCAAGGGAGCGTGA
- a CDS encoding xanthine dehydrogenase family protein molybdopterin-binding subunit, with the protein MSRGLIEAGKAAGQAAGAGVSRRGFLKLGMSLGAAAGGGLLLGFSLPAAGDDTRRSVIGGDGDETARAGVFAPNAFVQIDRGGKVTLVMPKVEMGQGVYTALPMLIAEELEVPLSSVTLDHAPPNEKLFLDPLLGGQLTGGSTSVRYAWEPLRRAGATARTLLVAAAAKQWNVDPASCRAANGEVQHPSSGRRASYGQLADAAAKLPVPKDVALKKPEDFKLIGTPAKRLDSPEKVDGTAQFGLDVRVPGMLYAVIVNSPVFGGTVASVDDTAAKKIPGVRQVVRADNAVAVVGDHTWAAKRGASALVVKWNEGADAKVSTKDIVADLAQAAANGKGAVARKDGDVGKAFANAKTRIDAVYEQPFLAHATMEPVNCTVHVRGDGCEIWVGTQVPTRARDTVQQLTGLPPDKIVVHNHLLGGGFGRRLETDMIGQAVKIAKQVGAPVKVVWTREEDIQHDMYRPYYYDKISAGLDANGKPVAWQHRIVGSSILARFAPPAFKDGVDPDAVEVATDLPYDLPNQLIDYVRQEPRHVPTAFWRGVGPTRSTFVVESFIDELAAQAKTDPVQYRRSLLGKTPRALNVLDVATKAAGWGPSLPKGQGRGVSVMHAFGSFFSIVIDVAVDDGEVQVKRVVCAVDCGMFVNPNTIEAQVQGGIIFGITGALYGEITIEDGRVAQSNFTDYRMMRINETPPIEVHLVKSGEAPGGIGEPGTAATAAALSNAIFAATGKRLRKLPVGNQLKTA; encoded by the coding sequence ATGTCGCGAGGACTGATCGAAGCAGGCAAGGCCGCCGGGCAAGCGGCCGGCGCCGGCGTGTCGCGCCGCGGGTTTCTCAAGCTCGGCATGTCGCTCGGCGCGGCGGCGGGCGGCGGCTTGCTGCTCGGCTTCAGCCTGCCGGCGGCGGGCGACGACACGCGCCGTTCGGTGATCGGCGGCGACGGCGATGAAACCGCGCGCGCCGGCGTGTTCGCGCCGAATGCGTTCGTGCAGATCGACCGCGGCGGCAAGGTCACGCTGGTGATGCCGAAGGTCGAGATGGGACAGGGCGTCTATACGGCGCTGCCGATGCTGATCGCCGAGGAGCTCGAAGTGCCGCTGTCGAGCGTGACGCTCGATCATGCGCCGCCGAACGAGAAGCTGTTCCTCGATCCGCTGCTCGGCGGCCAGCTCACGGGCGGCTCGACGTCGGTGCGCTACGCATGGGAACCGCTGCGCCGCGCGGGCGCAACCGCGCGCACGCTGCTGGTTGCGGCGGCCGCGAAGCAATGGAATGTCGATCCGGCATCCTGTCGCGCCGCGAACGGCGAAGTGCAGCATCCTTCGAGCGGCCGGCGCGCATCGTACGGCCAGTTGGCCGACGCCGCGGCGAAGCTGCCGGTGCCGAAGGACGTCGCGTTGAAGAAGCCGGAGGATTTCAAGCTGATCGGCACGCCCGCGAAGCGGCTCGATTCGCCGGAGAAGGTCGACGGCACCGCGCAGTTCGGGCTCGACGTGCGCGTGCCCGGCATGCTGTACGCGGTGATCGTGAACAGCCCGGTGTTCGGCGGCACGGTCGCAAGCGTCGACGACACGGCCGCGAAGAAGATCCCCGGCGTGCGCCAGGTCGTGCGCGCGGACAACGCGGTCGCGGTAGTCGGCGATCACACGTGGGCCGCGAAGCGCGGCGCGTCGGCGCTCGTCGTGAAGTGGAACGAAGGCGCGGACGCGAAGGTGTCGACGAAGGACATCGTCGCCGATCTCGCGCAGGCCGCCGCGAACGGCAAGGGCGCGGTCGCGCGCAAGGACGGCGACGTCGGCAAGGCGTTCGCGAACGCGAAGACGCGCATCGACGCCGTCTACGAACAGCCGTTCCTGGCGCACGCGACGATGGAGCCCGTGAACTGCACGGTGCACGTGCGCGGCGACGGCTGCGAAATCTGGGTCGGCACGCAGGTGCCGACGCGGGCGCGCGATACGGTGCAGCAGCTCACGGGCCTGCCGCCCGACAAGATCGTCGTGCACAACCACCTGCTCGGCGGCGGCTTCGGCCGGCGTCTCGAGACGGACATGATCGGCCAGGCGGTGAAGATCGCCAAACAGGTCGGCGCGCCGGTGAAGGTGGTCTGGACGCGCGAGGAGGACATCCAGCACGACATGTATCGCCCGTACTACTACGACAAGATCTCGGCGGGCCTCGACGCGAACGGCAAGCCGGTCGCGTGGCAGCACCGGATCGTCGGCTCGTCGATTCTCGCGCGCTTCGCGCCGCCCGCGTTCAAGGACGGCGTCGATCCCGACGCGGTGGAGGTCGCAACCGACCTGCCATACGACCTGCCGAACCAGTTGATCGACTACGTGCGGCAGGAGCCGCGCCACGTGCCGACCGCGTTCTGGCGCGGCGTCGGGCCGACGCGCAGCACCTTCGTCGTCGAAAGCTTCATCGACGAACTGGCCGCGCAGGCCAAGACCGACCCCGTGCAATACCGCCGCTCACTGCTCGGCAAGACGCCGCGCGCGCTCAACGTACTCGACGTCGCGACCAAGGCGGCCGGCTGGGGACCGTCGCTGCCGAAGGGGCAAGGGCGCGGCGTGTCGGTGATGCACGCGTTCGGCAGCTTCTTCTCGATCGTCATCGACGTCGCGGTGGACGACGGCGAGGTGCAGGTCAAGCGCGTCGTGTGCGCGGTGGACTGCGGGATGTTCGTCAATCCGAACACGATCGAGGCGCAGGTGCAGGGCGGCATCATCTTCGGGATCACGGGCGCGCTGTACGGCGAGATCACGATCGAGGACGGCCGCGTCGCGCAGAGCAATTTCACCGACTACCGGATGATGCGAATCAACGAGACACCGCCGATCGAAGTCCATCTGGTGAAGAGCGGCGAAGCGCCGGGCGGGATCGGCGAACCGGGCACGGCCGCGACCGCGGCGGCGCTGTCGAACGCGATCTTCGCGGCAACCGGCAAGCGGCTGCGCAAGCTGCCGGTCGGCAACCAGCTGAAGACGGCCTGA
- a CDS encoding c-type cytochrome produces the protein MRNLNLNTLGASLLALSALLAGTAAHAAQAAPADSALVARGAYLAKAGDCVACHTAPRGTPFAGGLKMATPMGAIYTTNITPDPDTGIGGYTEADFASALRKGVAKDGRHLYPAMPYPSYAKLKDDDVKALYAYFMHGVEPVKQANRPSDIPWPLNMRWPLALWNAVFLDTTPYADKPGKDAAWNRGAYLVQGLGHCGSCHTPRGVGFQEKALDEGGTAFLSGAAIDNWFASNLTGEHNTGLGRWNEADVAQFLKTGANRHATAFGSMVSVINHSTQALSDDDLAAISRYLKSLPAAGGTGAPPYSYDPKPTQVVLGRPAADPGAKVYNAYCLHCHGADGRGYAPLLAPLAGNPNVLETDASSLINVTLNGSDTLVIDGVPSAYPMPAFSNQLNDRQIADVLTFMRAGWNNGAPAVQAADVAKLRKATAAAH, from the coding sequence ATGCGAAACCTCAACCTGAACACGCTCGGTGCATCGCTGCTCGCACTGTCCGCGCTGCTGGCCGGCACGGCCGCGCACGCCGCGCAGGCGGCACCGGCCGACAGCGCGCTCGTCGCGCGCGGCGCGTATCTCGCGAAAGCCGGCGATTGCGTCGCATGCCATACCGCGCCGCGCGGCACACCGTTCGCGGGCGGCCTGAAGATGGCCACGCCGATGGGCGCGATCTACACGACCAACATCACGCCCGATCCGGACACGGGCATTGGCGGCTATACGGAAGCCGATTTCGCGAGCGCGTTGCGTAAGGGCGTCGCGAAGGACGGCCGTCACCTGTATCCGGCGATGCCGTATCCGTCGTACGCGAAGCTGAAGGACGACGACGTGAAGGCGCTGTACGCGTACTTCATGCACGGCGTCGAACCGGTGAAGCAGGCGAACCGGCCGTCCGACATCCCGTGGCCGCTCAACATGCGCTGGCCGCTCGCATTGTGGAACGCGGTGTTCCTCGACACGACGCCATACGCCGACAAGCCGGGCAAGGATGCGGCGTGGAACCGCGGCGCATATCTCGTGCAGGGGCTCGGACACTGCGGGTCGTGCCACACGCCGCGCGGTGTCGGCTTCCAGGAGAAGGCGCTCGACGAAGGCGGCACGGCGTTCCTGTCGGGCGCGGCGATCGACAACTGGTTCGCGTCGAACCTGACCGGCGAGCACAACACGGGGCTCGGCCGCTGGAACGAGGCCGACGTCGCGCAGTTCCTGAAGACCGGCGCGAACCGCCACGCGACCGCGTTCGGCTCGATGGTGAGCGTGATCAACCACAGCACGCAGGCGCTGAGCGACGACGATCTGGCAGCGATTTCCCGCTACCTGAAATCGCTGCCGGCCGCGGGCGGCACGGGCGCGCCGCCGTACAGCTACGATCCGAAGCCGACGCAGGTGGTGCTGGGCCGGCCGGCAGCCGACCCGGGCGCGAAGGTGTATAACGCTTACTGCCTGCATTGCCACGGCGCGGACGGGCGCGGTTACGCGCCGCTGCTCGCGCCGCTCGCCGGCAATCCGAACGTGCTCGAAACCGATGCATCGTCGCTGATCAACGTGACGCTGAACGGCAGCGACACGCTCGTGATCGACGGCGTGCCGTCCGCGTATCCGATGCCGGCGTTCTCGAACCAGTTGAACGATCGGCAGATCGCCGACGTGCTGACGTTCATGCGCGCCGGCTGGAACAACGGCGCGCCGGCCGTGCAGGCGGCGGACGTCGCGAAACTCCGCAAGGCGACGGCGGCCGCGCACTGA
- a CDS encoding NAD-dependent succinate-semialdehyde dehydrogenase codes for MANVTYTDTQLLIDGEWVDAASGKTIDVVNPATGNTIGKVAHAGIADLDRALAAAQRGFETWRKVPAHERAATMRKAAALVRERADAIAQLMTQEQGKPLTEARVEVLSAADIIEWFADEGRRVYGRIVPPRNLGAQQTVVKEPVGPVAAFTPWNFPVNQVVRKLSAALATGCSFLVKAPEETPASPAALLRAFVDAGVPAGVIGLVYGDPAEISSYLIPHPVIRKVTFTGSTPVGKQLAALAGQHMKRATMELGGHAPVIVAEDADVALAVKAAGGAKFRNAGQVCISPTRFLVHNSIRDEFTRALVKHAEGLKIGNGLEEGTTLGALANPRRLTAMASVVENARKVGASIETGGERIGSAGNFFAPTVIANVPLEADVFNNEPFGPVAAIRGFDKLEDAIAEANRLPFGLAGYAFTRSFANVHLLTQRLEVGMLWINQPATPWPEMPFGGVKDSGYGSEGGPEALEPYLVTKSVTVMAV; via the coding sequence ATGGCTAACGTGACTTATACGGATACGCAACTGCTGATCGACGGCGAGTGGGTCGACGCCGCGAGCGGCAAGACGATCGACGTCGTGAACCCGGCGACCGGCAACACGATCGGCAAGGTGGCCCACGCGGGCATCGCCGATCTCGACCGCGCGCTCGCCGCCGCGCAGCGCGGTTTCGAAACGTGGCGCAAGGTGCCCGCGCACGAACGCGCGGCGACGATGCGCAAGGCGGCCGCGCTGGTGCGCGAGCGCGCCGACGCGATCGCTCAGTTGATGACGCAGGAACAGGGCAAGCCGCTCACCGAGGCACGCGTCGAAGTGCTGTCGGCGGCCGACATCATCGAATGGTTCGCGGACGAAGGCCGCCGCGTGTACGGCCGGATCGTGCCGCCGCGCAACCTCGGCGCGCAGCAGACGGTCGTGAAGGAGCCGGTCGGCCCGGTCGCCGCGTTCACGCCGTGGAATTTCCCGGTCAACCAGGTCGTGCGCAAGCTGAGCGCCGCGCTCGCGACCGGCTGCTCGTTCCTCGTGAAGGCGCCGGAGGAAACCCCCGCATCGCCGGCCGCGCTGCTGCGCGCGTTCGTCGACGCAGGCGTGCCGGCCGGCGTGATCGGCCTCGTGTACGGCGATCCGGCTGAAATCTCGTCGTACCTGATCCCGCACCCGGTGATCCGCAAGGTCACGTTCACGGGTTCGACGCCGGTCGGCAAGCAGCTCGCCGCGCTGGCTGGCCAGCATATGAAGCGCGCGACGATGGAGCTGGGCGGGCACGCACCGGTGATCGTCGCCGAGGACGCCGACGTCGCGCTCGCGGTGAAGGCCGCCGGCGGCGCGAAGTTCCGCAACGCGGGGCAGGTCTGCATTTCGCCGACGCGCTTCCTCGTGCACAACAGCATCCGCGACGAGTTCACGCGCGCGCTGGTCAAGCACGCCGAAGGGCTGAAGATCGGCAACGGCCTCGAGGAAGGCACGACGCTCGGCGCGCTCGCGAACCCGCGCCGGCTGACCGCGATGGCGTCGGTGGTCGAGAACGCGCGCAAGGTCGGCGCGAGCATCGAGACGGGCGGCGAGCGGATCGGCTCGGCAGGCAACTTCTTCGCGCCGACCGTGATCGCGAACGTGCCGCTCGAAGCGGACGTGTTCAACAACGAGCCGTTCGGCCCGGTCGCGGCGATTCGCGGCTTCGACAAGCTCGAGGACGCGATCGCGGAAGCGAACCGTCTGCCGTTCGGGCTGGCCGGCTACGCGTTCACGCGTTCGTTCGCGAACGTGCACCTGCTCACGCAGCGCCTCGAAGTCGGGATGCTTTGGATCAACCAGCCGGCCACGCCGTGGCCGGAAATGCCGTTCGGCGGCGTGAAGGACTCGGGCTACGGGTCGGAAGGCGGGCCGGAAGCGCTCGAGCCGTATCTCGTGACGAAGTCGGTGACGGTGATGGCGGTTTGA